One genomic region from Amaranthus tricolor cultivar Red isolate AtriRed21 chromosome 12, ASM2621246v1, whole genome shotgun sequence encodes:
- the LOC130796697 gene encoding uncharacterized protein LOC130796697 codes for MAAENDPKLAPTDGKKRKRRYLPHNKAVKKKGPSPLRPGVQGFFITCDGGRETQASHEAINVIDSFFDELIHGKDSSAKTGAAPEKPLNKKIKFTYSDSSDDEEDDNDDESEEENQSERPTGNDANVENKIEVPDPAEKADSTGEVVSGQADADAEGLGKPVDGKSQETDEPPEKKQCCDTNKIESTNDCAEKSIDQLLEAELQELGDKSKRRFFKTDTGCNGVIFIQMRRREGDPGPVSIVQKLMESASKTKKHMSRFLLRVLPVELSCYASEEEISRAMKPLVEQYFPANSEAPVKFAVQYDARANSGIERMKIIDAVAKSVPGPHKVDLKNPEKTIIVQIVKTVCLIGVVEKYKELGKFNLRQLTSSKP; via the exons ATGGCTGCTGAAAACGACCCGAAACTTGCACCCACTGATGGCAAAAAGAGAAAAAGGCGCTACTTACCACACAAT AAAGCAGTGAAAAAGAAGGGGCCAAGCCCACTAAGACCAGGTGTTCAAGGTTTCTTTATAACCTGTGATGGTGGAAGAGAAACTCAAGCTTCCCATGAAGCTATCAATGTTATTGACTCT TTCTTCGATGAGCTGATTCATGGGAAGGATTCAAGTGCTAAGACAGGAGCAGCACCTGAAAAACCCttgaacaagaaaataaaatttacatactCAGATTCttctgatgatgaagaagatgataatgatgatgaaagtGAAGAGGAGAACCAGTCGGAAAGGCCTACTGGAAATGATgcaaatgttgaaaataaaatagaagtTCCGGATCCTGCAGAAAAGGCTGATTCGACAGGTGAGGTTGTATCTGGACAAGCTGATGCTGATGCTGAGGGCCTCGGTAAACCGGTTGATGGGAAAAGCCAGGAGACAGATGAACCGcctgaaaagaaacaatgttGTGATACCAATAAGATAGAAAGCACCAATGATTGTGCAGAGAAATCTATTGATCAATTGCTTGAAGCTGAACTCCAGGAATTAGGAGATAAAAGCAAG CGACGTTTCTTCAAGACTGATACTGGATGTAATGgtgttatttttattcaaatgcGGAGAAGGGAAGGAGACCCTGGCCCTGTATCCATTGTACAGAAGCTCATGGAATCTGCTTCAAAAACAAAGAAGCATATGTCCAG GTTTCTTTTGAGAGTGTTACCGGTAGAACTCTCATGTTATGCTTCTGAAGAGGAAATCTCAAGAGCCATGAAGCCATTAGTTGAACAGTACTTCCCCGCAAACTCTGAAGCACCAGTAAAG TTCGCTGTTCAATACGATGCTCGCGCCAATTCTGGCATCGAGAGGATGAAGATTATAGATGCTGTTGCAAAATCTGTTCCTGGACCACACAAAGTAGATCTCAAAAATCCCGAGAAGACTATAATAGTCCAAATCGTCAAG ACTGTATGCTTGATTGGTGTTGTCGAGAAGTACAAGGAGTTGGGCAAGTTTAATTTGAGGCAACTCACATCATCTAAGCCATAG
- the LOC130796851 gene encoding uncharacterized protein LOC130796851 isoform X2, whose amino-acid sequence METLYIKLYKKYSKLKDAKDHELDQANVEQELKFVEFMSENLIKHLMDENKRLSDNIDELRKDVDSLRNAKDEQYDDFQQRLMEEKQKNQKLSAEVEELRHLQQERPHSCNRTDGLLEQNINKTQHNFSSSSGQSNESSMRMTRKRARLAMETNSSFSPAPVSPQELPITKGTKSNQQKEAPLAYSQPECCQSSIDNEGSCKCLFQNFVECLTGMKVSIFNQPEGRGIHAVHQSSGYSFNLTWLNKVSWGEELLCHVTSLGTFANVAPEWMQEDIIFSMSMCSIFFERLCRFIRHR is encoded by the exons ATGGAAACGTTATACATTAAACTTTACAAAAAGTACTCCAAACTCAAG GATGCAAAAGATCACGAGTTAGATCAAGCTAACGTTGAACAAGAACTCAAATTCGTAGAGTTTATGTCTG AGAATCTAATAAAGCATTTGATGGATGAAAATAAGAGGCTGTCTGATAACATTGATGAACTACGGAAAGATGTTGACTCATTGAG AAATGCTAAAGACGAACAATATGATGATTTTCAGCAGCGTTTGATGGAAGAAAAACAGAAGA ATCAAAAGTTATCTGCCGAGGTTGAGGAGTTACGCCATTTGCAGCAAGAAAGACCACATTCTTGCAATAGAACTGATGGGCTTCTTGAGCAAAATATTAACAAAACGCAACATAATTTCTCCTCGTCGTCCGGTCAATCCAATGAATCATCCATGAGAATGACTAGGAAACGTGCCAGACTTGCGATGGAGACTAATTCTTCCTTTAGCCCTGCACCAGTGAGTCCTCAAGAGTTGCCAATTACGAAGGGAACAAAATCAAATCAGCAAAAAGAAGCTCCTCTTGCATATTCACAG CCAGAGTGCTGTCAAAGTAGCATCGATAATGAAG GTTCTTGCAAATGCCTGTTTCAAAACTTTGTTGAGTGCCTAACTGGCATGAAAGTCTCCATATTTAATCAGCCGGAGGGAAGGGGTATACACGCAGTTCATCAGTCCAGTG GATATTCATTTAATTTGACATGGCTGAACAAGGTTTCCTGGGGTGAAGAGTTGTTGTGCCATGTTACCTCCTTGGGAACGTTTGCTAATGTTGCTCCTGAGTGGATGCAAGAAGATATCATCTTCAGCATGAGCATGTGCTCCATTTTCTTTGAGAGGTTATGTCGTTTCATCAGACACAGATGA
- the LOC130796851 gene encoding uncharacterized protein LOC130796851 isoform X1, which produces METLYIKLYKKYSKLKDAKDHELDQANVEQELKFVEFMSAAENLIKHLMDENKRLSDNIDELRKDVDSLRNAKDEQYDDFQQRLMEEKQKNQKLSAEVEELRHLQQERPHSCNRTDGLLEQNINKTQHNFSSSSGQSNESSMRMTRKRARLAMETNSSFSPAPVSPQELPITKGTKSNQQKEAPLAYSQPECCQSSIDNEGSCKCLFQNFVECLTGMKVSIFNQPEGRGIHAVHQSSGYSFNLTWLNKVSWGEELLCHVTSLGTFANVAPEWMQEDIIFSMSMCSIFFERLCRFIRHR; this is translated from the exons ATGGAAACGTTATACATTAAACTTTACAAAAAGTACTCCAAACTCAAG GATGCAAAAGATCACGAGTTAGATCAAGCTAACGTTGAACAAGAACTCAAATTCGTAGAGTTTATGTCTG CTGCAGAGAATCTAATAAAGCATTTGATGGATGAAAATAAGAGGCTGTCTGATAACATTGATGAACTACGGAAAGATGTTGACTCATTGAG AAATGCTAAAGACGAACAATATGATGATTTTCAGCAGCGTTTGATGGAAGAAAAACAGAAGA ATCAAAAGTTATCTGCCGAGGTTGAGGAGTTACGCCATTTGCAGCAAGAAAGACCACATTCTTGCAATAGAACTGATGGGCTTCTTGAGCAAAATATTAACAAAACGCAACATAATTTCTCCTCGTCGTCCGGTCAATCCAATGAATCATCCATGAGAATGACTAGGAAACGTGCCAGACTTGCGATGGAGACTAATTCTTCCTTTAGCCCTGCACCAGTGAGTCCTCAAGAGTTGCCAATTACGAAGGGAACAAAATCAAATCAGCAAAAAGAAGCTCCTCTTGCATATTCACAG CCAGAGTGCTGTCAAAGTAGCATCGATAATGAAG GTTCTTGCAAATGCCTGTTTCAAAACTTTGTTGAGTGCCTAACTGGCATGAAAGTCTCCATATTTAATCAGCCGGAGGGAAGGGGTATACACGCAGTTCATCAGTCCAGTG GATATTCATTTAATTTGACATGGCTGAACAAGGTTTCCTGGGGTGAAGAGTTGTTGTGCCATGTTACCTCCTTGGGAACGTTTGCTAATGTTGCTCCTGAGTGGATGCAAGAAGATATCATCTTCAGCATGAGCATGTGCTCCATTTTCTTTGAGAGGTTATGTCGTTTCATCAGACACAGATGA
- the LOC130796851 gene encoding uncharacterized protein LOC130796851 isoform X3 encodes MDENKRLSDNIDELRKDVDSLRNAKDEQYDDFQQRLMEEKQKNQKLSAEVEELRHLQQERPHSCNRTDGLLEQNINKTQHNFSSSSGQSNESSMRMTRKRARLAMETNSSFSPAPVSPQELPITKGTKSNQQKEAPLAYSQPECCQSSIDNEGSCKCLFQNFVECLTGMKVSIFNQPEGRGIHAVHQSSGYSFNLTWLNKVSWGEELLCHVTSLGTFANVAPEWMQEDIIFSMSMCSIFFERLCRFIRHR; translated from the exons ATGGATGAAAATAAGAGGCTGTCTGATAACATTGATGAACTACGGAAAGATGTTGACTCATTGAG AAATGCTAAAGACGAACAATATGATGATTTTCAGCAGCGTTTGATGGAAGAAAAACAGAAGA ATCAAAAGTTATCTGCCGAGGTTGAGGAGTTACGCCATTTGCAGCAAGAAAGACCACATTCTTGCAATAGAACTGATGGGCTTCTTGAGCAAAATATTAACAAAACGCAACATAATTTCTCCTCGTCGTCCGGTCAATCCAATGAATCATCCATGAGAATGACTAGGAAACGTGCCAGACTTGCGATGGAGACTAATTCTTCCTTTAGCCCTGCACCAGTGAGTCCTCAAGAGTTGCCAATTACGAAGGGAACAAAATCAAATCAGCAAAAAGAAGCTCCTCTTGCATATTCACAG CCAGAGTGCTGTCAAAGTAGCATCGATAATGAAG GTTCTTGCAAATGCCTGTTTCAAAACTTTGTTGAGTGCCTAACTGGCATGAAAGTCTCCATATTTAATCAGCCGGAGGGAAGGGGTATACACGCAGTTCATCAGTCCAGTG GATATTCATTTAATTTGACATGGCTGAACAAGGTTTCCTGGGGTGAAGAGTTGTTGTGCCATGTTACCTCCTTGGGAACGTTTGCTAATGTTGCTCCTGAGTGGATGCAAGAAGATATCATCTTCAGCATGAGCATGTGCTCCATTTTCTTTGAGAGGTTATGTCGTTTCATCAGACACAGATGA
- the LOC130796788 gene encoding extensin-2-like, with amino-acid sequence MANIFWPVLLCAFALGPLLTTVAADSYDYNYSPYYKSPASYSPSYYYKSSSYDYKSPSYYYKAPSYDYKSPPYYYKAPSYDYKSPPYYYKAPSYDYKSPPYYYKAPSYDYKSPPYYYKAPSYDYKSPPYYYKAPSYDYKSPPYYYKSPSYDYKSPSPYYYKSPSYYKSPSYDYKSPSPYYSPPKYYKSPVYKSPSYDYKSPAPYYSPPYNYKSTSYKSPSYDYKSPSPYYSPPVYKSPSYDYKSPSPYYSPPKDYKSPSPYYSPPKDYKSPVYNSPSYDYKSPSYDYKSPSPYYSPPVHKSPSYDYKSPSPYYSPPKDYKSPVYNSPSYDYKSPSPYYKSPSPYYSPPVYKSPSYDYKSPSPYYSPPKDYKSPSPYYSPPKDYKSPVYNSPSYDYKSPSPYYSPPYNYKSPSYKSPSYDYKSPSPYYSPPYYYKSPVYKSPSYDYKSPSPYYSPSYNYKYPLYKSPIYNYKSPSPYYSPPYYKSQPNYEYKSPSPYYYESPTYSYKSPPPYKYENYSPSYSYKSPPPY; translated from the coding sequence ATGGCCAACATTTTTTGGCCAGTTCTTCTTTGTGCTTTTGCACTCGGTCCATTACTCACTACTGTAGCTGCAGACTCGTACGATTACAACTACTCGCCATACTATAAGTCTCCAGCTTCATACTCGCCCTCGTATTATTATAAGTCTTCATCTTACGATTATAAATCTCCTTCATACTATTATAAAGCTCCGTCATACGATTATAAATCTCCTCCGTATTATTATAAAGCTCCATCATACGATTATAAATCTCCTCCGTATTATTACAAAGCTCCATCATACGATTATAAATCTCCTCCGTATTATTACAAAGCTCCATCATACGATTATAAATCTCCTCCGTATTATTACAAAGCTCCATCATACGATTATAAATCTCCTCCGTATTATTACAAAGCTCCATCATACGATTACAAATCTCCTCCATACTATTACAAATCTCCATCATACGACTATAAATCTCCATCTCCATATTATTATAAATCTCCATCATACTATAAGTCTCCTTCATACGACTATAAATCTCCATCTCCATATTACTCGCCCCCCAAATACTACAAATCTCCAGTATACAAGTCCCCATCTTACGATTATAAATCCCCAGCTCCATACTATTCCCCTCCGTACAACTACAAATCTACGTCATATAAGTCTCCATCTTACGACTACAAATCTCCATCACCATACTACTCTCCTCCGGTCTATAAGTCTCCGTCATATGATTACAAATCTCCATCTCCATATTACTCACCCCCAAAAGACTACAAATCTCCATCTCCATATTACTCGCCTCCAAAAGACTACAAATCTCCAGTTTATAATTCACCGTCATACGATTACAAATCTCCATCTTACGACTACAAATCTCCATCACCATACTACTCTCCTCCGGTCCATAAGTCTCCGTCATATGATTACAAATCTCCATCTCCATATTACTCGCCCCCAAAAGACTACAAATCTCCAGTTTATAATTCACCGTCTTATGATTACAAATCTCCATCTCCATACTACAAATCTCCATCACCATACTACTCTCCTCCGGTCTATAAGTCTCCGTCATATGATTACAAATCTCCATCTCCATATTACTCGCCCCCAAAAGACTACAAATCTCCATCTCCATATTACTCGCCCCCAAAAGACTACAAATCTCCAGTTTATAATTCACCGTCCTACGATTACAAATCTCCATCTCCATACTACTCACCCCCATACAACTACAAATCCCCGTCATACAAGTCTCCATCTTACGATTACAAATCACCATCACCATACTACTCTCCCCCATACTACTACAAATCGCCAGTCTATAAGTCCCCCTCTTATGACTACAAATCGCCATCTCCGTATTACTCACCTTCATACAACTACAAATATCCATTATACAAGTCTCCAATTTACAATTACAAATCTCCATCTCCATACTATTCACCACCATACTATAAATCTCAACCAAACTACGAATACAAGTCTCCATCACCTTACTATTATGAGTCACCCACATACTCCTACAAATCTCCACCACCTTACAAGTATGAAAACTACTCGCCCTCATATTCTTACAAGTCTCCACCACCATACTAG